The DNA sequence TGGCGTTTCTGTTGCGCAAGGGCTATCGGGTGATTCCGATCAATCCCGGCCATGTCGGCAAGGCCATTCAGGGCCAGACCGTGGTTGGCAGGCTTGCCGACGTCAAGGAGCCGGTCGATATGGTCGACGTCTTCCGCGCGGCCGATGCCTTGCCGGCGCTCGTCGACGAGATCCTGGCGCTGGAGACGCTGCCGAAGGTGATCTGGGGCCAATTATCCGTGCGCCACGATGGCGCAGCGGCGAAGGCGGAAGCGGCCGGGATCAAAGTGGTCATGGATCGTTGTCCGGCAATCGAGTATCCGCGCCTGATCGGTTGATCCCGACGCGCTGCCCGGCTGCGGCCTGCGCAACCATCAGTTTTGCAAAATTCCTCTTTGACCGCACACGTAGGCTCTGGAATAGTGCCGCAACCTTCGCGCTGGGCCGTGGAGGTTCGATAGCGGATCACACGCAAATTCAAGATGATAGAGCGTCCTCGGTGCGCCGTCAGGCGGCCGCGCTCTGGTCATGGGAGGGACGAAATGACGAAAGACAACCCTGGTTTCAACACGCTGGCAATTCACGCGGGGGCGCAGCCCGATCCGACAACGGGCGCGCGGGCGACGCCGATCTACCAGACGACGAGCTTCGTCTTCAACGATACCGACCATGCAGCCGCGCTCTTCGGCCTCCAGCAGTTCGGCAATATCTACACCCGCATCATGAACCCGACGCAGGCGGTACTGGAGGAACGCATCGCTGCGCTCGAAGGCGGCACCGCGGCGCTCGCCGTTGCATCCGGCCATGCAGCCCAGCTTCTCGTCTTCCACACGATCATGAGCCCGGGCGACAATTTCATCGCAGCCAACCGGCTCTATGGCGGCTCGGTCAACCAGTTCGGCCACGCCTTCAAGTCCTTCGATTGGCAGGTACGCTGGGCCGATCCTGCTGATCCGGCTTCGTTCGAGGCGAAGATCGACCGGCGCACCAAGGCGATCTTCATCGAGAGCCTTGCCAACCCGGGCGGCACCTTCGTGGACATTGCCGCTATCGCCGAAGTGGCCCGCAAGCACGAACTGCCGCTGATCGTCGACAACACCATGGCGACGCCCTATCTGCTGCGACCCTTGGAGCATGGCGCCGATATCGTCGTGCATTCGCTGACGAAGTTCATCGGCGGCCATGGCAATTCGATGGGCGGGGTCATTGTCGACGGTGGCACCTTCGACTGGTCTAAGTCGGGCAAGTATCCGATGCTTTCGGAGCCGCGCCCGGAATATGCCGGTGTCGTGCTGCACCAGACCTTCGGCAACATCGCTTTCGCCATTGCTGCGCGTGTCCTGGGACTGCGCGATTTCGGTCCGGCAATCTCGCCTTTCAACGCCTTCATGCTCGTTACCGGTTCCGAGACCTTGCCGCTTCGCATGCAGCGCCATTGCGACAACGCGCTTGCGGTCGCCACGTGGCTGAAGACGAACGAAAAGGTGTCGTGGGTGAACTATGCCGGGCTCGAGGACGACCCAAACCACGCGCTGCAGCAGCGCTATTCGCCGAAGGGTGCCGGTGCCGTCTTCACATTCGGCCTCAAGGGCGGCTACGAGGCGGGCAAGCGCTTCGTCGAAGGGCTGGAAATGTTCTCGCATCTGGCGAACATTGGCGACACGCGCTCGCTCGTCATTCACCCGGCTTCGACTACCCATCGGCAATTGACGCCCGAGCAGCAGGTGGCGGCAGGCGCTGGGCCTGACGTTGTGCGCCTGTCTGTCGGTATCGAGGATGTCTCCGACATCATCGCCGATCTCGCACAGTCGCTGGCAAAGCTCTAAAACACAAAGGGGAGATGCAGGTCTCCCCACAAAGGTGCCCCATGACGAATATGCAGAAGTTCGATCTGTCCTCCGTCAAGCCGGAAACCGGCACGCCCGCTGCCGACCGGCTGATCTCGGGCGCACCGCAGTTCCGGACCTGGAACCTGGAGGAGGCCGATGGCGGCCTCTATGCCGGGGTCTGGGAGGCGACGCCCGGCAAATGGCGGATCGTCTACGAGGAGTGGGAATACTTCCACATCATCTCCGGATATTCGATCGTCACGCAGGATGGTGGCGAGGCGGCGCATCTGCGCGCCGGCGACAGCATGATCCTGCGTCCGGGCTTCGAGGGAACCTGGGAGGTCGTCGAGACCACCCGCAAGGATTACGTCATCCGCCTTTGATCGCTGAAGCACCGGAGACCTCACGGTCTTCGGTGCAGCTACCAGGCGAGGTCGAGGCGCTCCAGACCGTGGAAATGGAATGCGTCCTTCACCTCGGGCTCGTTTTTCAGCCGCATGTCCGGCAGCCGCCGAAACAGGATCGGCAGCGATAGATTGAGCTCCAGCCGGGCGAGCGGCGCCCCGATGCAGAAATGCAGGCCTGCCCCGAAGGAGACATGCGCGCCCTCGTCGCGCGTCGGCCGGAATGCATTCGGGTCCGAGAACTTCATCGGGTCGACATTCGCCGCCCCGAGCAACAGGCCGATCTTGTCGCCCTTGCGAAGGGTGATACCGTCTTCGAGTTCGACATCCGAGAGTGCGTAACGCTGGAAAATATGCAGCGGTGCCGCAAAGCGCAGGCACTCCTCGATCGTCAGTGCCGTCGCCGCCTCGGTGACAAACAGGTCCGCGGCGGAAAGTCCGGATTGCAGGATGGTCCTCACGGCATTGCCGATCTGATGCACCGTCGCTTCGTGGCCAGCATTGAGGAGCAGGGCTGCGGTCGACGCCAGTTCGGCCTCCGACAGCCGTTCGCCATCCTTTTCCGACGTGATCATGTGCGTCAGAAGATCATCGGCGGGGTTGCGGCGCTTCTCCGCAATGATCGCCCTCAGATAGGCGGAAAAGTCGGCGGAGGCCTGGTTGGCGTCGAGTTCGGTCTCGTAGCTCGGGTTGAAGACATACATCCGGACGATGCGATGCGACCAGTCGAGAAGGTCGGGCGCCGCTTCGACAGGTATGCCGAGCATGCGGGCGATGATCGTCACGGGGATAGTTTCAGCGTACGCCCCGAGCAACTCGACTTCGCCGTCGCCTTCGAAGCCATCGATCAGGGCATGCGACAGCTGCTCGATGTCGGGTCTCAACTGTTCGATCTGTCGTGAGACGAACGCCCGGTTGACGAGGGTGCGCAGCCGCGTGTGTGCCGGGGGCTCGAGCTCCAGCAGGGAATGTTCCTCCAGCGCGTCGAAATCGCTCAGATGTCGCTTCGGCGCCGGCAGACCGACCTCTTCGCGCGTCGCCACATGCAGGATCTGCCGACCGAAACGCCGGTCGCGGAGCAGCGCGTTCACCTGGTCATAGCCTGCGAAATACCATTGCTGTCGCTCTTCCCAGAAGAACGCCGGACATTGCGCGTGGATCTCGGCATAGGCGGCGAGCGGCTGACGGTAGAAAGCGGGATTGCGCGCATCGATGGATACGCGCCTTTGGGCGCCGTCAATGGTTATGGCAGGCATGCAACGGGCTCTTTGCAGAATTTGACCGACATCCATTTCTACGGGAACCGGCGTTCAGCCGGCAAGGGCAGATATCCTTTCGGGCGCAGGCCCGGCGTTGACAGTGCCGGCGATGGCGGTCAATCTCCTGACGCTGCGTAGGGCGCATCGGCATGAGGCTGAAAGGGCAACGCCCGCCTACGGAAGACCCACCGTAGTAGCGCCCATGCCAAACCTTGAAAACCTGAAGAAGCAGGCGAAGCAGTACCTCAAATGGCACCGCGAACGCTACCATCCGGTCGCAGCGGAAATCAGGGCTGCCTTGCCCCGCTATCGTGACCTTGATGACGACGCCATTCTCATGGCGGAGTTCAAGCTCGCCGACGCGCAGGAACTGATTGCGCGCCAGTCGGGATTCGACAGTTGGCAGGCGCTTAAATCAGGAGCCCTGACCATGCCCCCACACTCAAGACCCACCACATCGCAGCCGGTGCTGCAATCGATCGCCGCTCAGTTGTTCGTCGCCGATATCAAGGCCTCGTGCGATTTTTACGCGGAGAAGCTCGGCTTTGCCGTCGATTTCGTCTACGGCGATCCGCCCTTCTATGGGCAGGTGATCCGAGACAGTGCCCGGCTCGCCTTACGTCTCGTCTGCGAGCCGGTCTTCGTCGGCGACATCCGCCAGCGCGAGGACCTGCTGTCGGCTGCGATCACGCTCGAAACCGTCAATGACATCAAGCAATTGTTCCTCGACTATCAGGCTGTTGGCGTGCATTTTCATCAGTCGCTGCGGACGGAACCCTGGGGTGCCCGCACCTTCATCGTGCTCGACCCGGACGGAAATCTGATCCTGTTTGCAGGGCCGGCCGACTGATCGAGCGCGGCGAAAATGGATGCCGGCGATGCCCGTGCTGTTCCGACATCCATCTGATCGCAGCGATATCGCAGGTGCGAAACAACTTCTGCCTTCCACCCTTTTTCAGTGGCGCCCGGTGACCTATTTGCGCAATGATGCGGGCAGCAGGCAGGGAGCGGCATGGCAAAAAACCAGTCCAGTCTATCGGCGGGGATCGTGGCAGCGATCCGCAAGCGGCGTCCCACGGTCGTTCATCGCGAAGCTGCGGTGAACCGCGGCGACATCGTCATCGCCTCCTACAACATCCACAAATGTGTCGGTACGGACGGCCGTTTCGATCCCGGGCGGACCGCCAATGTGATCGGCGAACTGGGCGCCGATATCGTGGCACTTCAGGAAGCGGACCAGCGGTTCGGCGAGCGTGCCGGTCTTCTCGACCTCGAACATCTCCGCCGCGAAGCCCATCTCGTTTCGGTGCCGATCTCCGGCTTTTCGGCGAAGGGGCATGGGTGGCACGGCAATGTCCTGTTGCTACGCGAGGGCGCCGTCTCCGACGTCCGTCAACTGAAACTGCCGGGCGTCGAGCCGCGTGGCGCGCTCGTCGTCGATCTCGATCTGAAGGTCGGCCCCTTGCGCATCATCGCCG is a window from the Ensifer adhaerens genome containing:
- a CDS encoding CoA-binding protein, whose amino-acid sequence is MNHDAYPDFYLADILRETKTIAVVGASPNAERPSHRVMAFLLRKGYRVIPINPGHVGKAIQGQTVVGRLADVKEPVDMVDVFRAADALPALVDEILALETLPKVIWGQLSVRHDGAAAKAEAAGIKVVMDRCPAIEYPRLIG
- a CDS encoding VOC family protein; translated protein: MPNLENLKKQAKQYLKWHRERYHPVAAEIRAALPRYRDLDDDAILMAEFKLADAQELIARQSGFDSWQALKSGALTMPPHSRPTTSQPVLQSIAAQLFVADIKASCDFYAEKLGFAVDFVYGDPPFYGQVIRDSARLALRLVCEPVFVGDIRQREDLLSAAITLETVNDIKQLFLDYQAVGVHFHQSLRTEPWGARTFIVLDPDGNLILFAGPAD
- a CDS encoding endonuclease/exonuclease/phosphatase family protein, which codes for MAKNQSSLSAGIVAAIRKRRPTVVHREAAVNRGDIVIASYNIHKCVGTDGRFDPGRTANVIGELGADIVALQEADQRFGERAGLLDLEHLRREAHLVSVPISGFSAKGHGWHGNVLLLREGAVSDVRQLKLPGVEPRGALVVDLDLKVGPLRIIAAHLGLLRHSRAQQAEAILEAAAGANGRPTLLIGDLNEWRMGRRSSLSFLSPVFDPSHATVASFPSRFPLLPLDRVLGNPHHLVTSVAVHDSPLARIASDHLPVKASIALKAAQQDHRDGKRIEAGRTGSV
- a CDS encoding cytochrome P450, with the translated sequence MPAITIDGAQRRVSIDARNPAFYRQPLAAYAEIHAQCPAFFWEERQQWYFAGYDQVNALLRDRRFGRQILHVATREEVGLPAPKRHLSDFDALEEHSLLELEPPAHTRLRTLVNRAFVSRQIEQLRPDIEQLSHALIDGFEGDGEVELLGAYAETIPVTIIARMLGIPVEAAPDLLDWSHRIVRMYVFNPSYETELDANQASADFSAYLRAIIAEKRRNPADDLLTHMITSEKDGERLSEAELASTAALLLNAGHEATVHQIGNAVRTILQSGLSAADLFVTEAATALTIEECLRFAAPLHIFQRYALSDVELEDGITLRKGDKIGLLLGAANVDPMKFSDPNAFRPTRDEGAHVSFGAGLHFCIGAPLARLELNLSLPILFRRLPDMRLKNEPEVKDAFHFHGLERLDLAW
- a CDS encoding O-acetylhomoserine aminocarboxypropyltransferase, coding for MTKDNPGFNTLAIHAGAQPDPTTGARATPIYQTTSFVFNDTDHAAALFGLQQFGNIYTRIMNPTQAVLEERIAALEGGTAALAVASGHAAQLLVFHTIMSPGDNFIAANRLYGGSVNQFGHAFKSFDWQVRWADPADPASFEAKIDRRTKAIFIESLANPGGTFVDIAAIAEVARKHELPLIVDNTMATPYLLRPLEHGADIVVHSLTKFIGGHGNSMGGVIVDGGTFDWSKSGKYPMLSEPRPEYAGVVLHQTFGNIAFAIAARVLGLRDFGPAISPFNAFMLVTGSETLPLRMQRHCDNALAVATWLKTNEKVSWVNYAGLEDDPNHALQQRYSPKGAGAVFTFGLKGGYEAGKRFVEGLEMFSHLANIGDTRSLVIHPASTTHRQLTPEQQVAAGAGPDVVRLSVGIEDVSDIIADLAQSLAKL
- a CDS encoding cupin domain-containing protein; amino-acid sequence: MTNMQKFDLSSVKPETGTPAADRLISGAPQFRTWNLEEADGGLYAGVWEATPGKWRIVYEEWEYFHIISGYSIVTQDGGEAAHLRAGDSMILRPGFEGTWEVVETTRKDYVIRL